The region tcatatgacctggagcgtgggaaaaagttcccaggctgcagttcatgagaacatccagcagagggcgcctcaccgcgactgaaggaaatgtaggtcaatgacctacatttcattcattcgctggggaattacaagcacggagcacagctgcatttgcagggctcctgcctgtaatattagttaaccccttcagatggattacttcgtgggacgtgacggttcagctgaggatatgtatcttgtgcgtttattattttttccaagcgagggtgttcctgatggattgcgagaacaataaattattacaacaatcgctgtgtttatttcattaaaatacttttaaatcgtgtgtgtgtgttttttaaccctttccaacaattggattaataatggataggtgtcataattgacgcctctccattattaatctggcttaatgtcaccttacaatagcaaggtggcattaacccttcattaccccatatcccaccgctacagggagtgggaagagagtggccaagtgccagaataggcgcatcttccagatgtgccttttctggggtggctgggggcagatgtttttagccacgggggggccaataaccatggaccctctcctggctattaatatctgccctcagtcactggctttaccattctggcggagaaaattgcgcgggagcccacgccaattttttccgcgagttaacccttaaatttaatagctacagtgctgaaattttgcacatacacactactaacattagtagtgtggaatatgcaaaaaaaagggggatatgagatggtttactgtatgtaaaccatgtctcatatcctgtcgggtttgggaaggagaaattaaaagccggtaattgaattagcggcttttatgctatcttgcgctgcattaaatataaatatacatatataggtgtctcactgacatatatatatatatatgtatatatacctattctatgtgtatatatctagtctattctaacctgtcagtgtgattttactgtacactgcgctgaattgccggcttttcaaaggacaccggtgcgtacaaatcggacagtaatacggatgtcatacggatgatgcgattataaaaaacggatgatgcgattaaaaatcgcattgtactcgcatgacactcgcatgaaaatcgcatacgttccatctgttttttcggtccagattacggacagttttttatctcgcaagtggaaagggaccctaagacaTATTTCAGGCCAGAATGCAttgacatcctttttttttttgccatatggAATAATGTAGGAAACCATGTTATTCTATGTATAGGGATAAAGTAAAAAATTACTATATGTATTTTTTTCCACAATGGGATGCTATGCTATAGTATGACTATATAGAGGTACAGTATACACCAAAGCCTTCTTTTATAGGTATACCTCCAGAAATTCTCCTGTGCTGCACAGGAGGCTCTAACACTTTTTGTCCATAGTAGACAATCCCATAATCCCATATATTGCAGTATTGCATTAGATTACCTTGACCTCAAAAGCAAAttgaattgtatatatatatatatatatatatatatatatatatatatatatatatatatatatatatatatatatatatatatatatatatatatataattattattacaaAGTCAGTTTGTATACATGAGTCTGCTGAACTAGAGATGAAATATTGATATATCCAATAATAATAGATATAGTACACCGGGTGTCCTTACTTTTCCATATGGCTGTTTGCTGCTGTAGCAGTTGAACGGCCTATACAGAATATTTCTAGGAGCAAATCTGTAAACCTCCTCTTCTCCACTGACTGCCTGGTACTGTGATCCACTGCGGTTCTGGCTTGGTTCTGGCACGTGTTAGCCACAGCTAGGTATAATATTCCAGCCTCTGGTGATGAAGTGGTGCAGTTTTTCCTGTAAATGTAATAAAATCCATTTACAGTGATGCAGAAAATATCTTAACTCCACCAAACCAATACTGGCTGCCTGTCATGTTCCTGCTCAGCAGCTTGCAGAGAAGTAGCAGGAGCCACGTGAAGGCGATGCCATTTGTACTCAGATAAAACTTTTCCGCTTACATGGGTTTTTATAAGGAGACACGCAGGCAATCTCCGCGGTGCAATGCTCCAGCAGGTCCAGCACACAGGCCTAATCTGCGGCATGGAGGTGACAGGGAGAAGTCTCTATTACCAGCACCAGGCAGTGGATGGGGTTAATCCTGCACTCACACTAGATGCAGCAGGTACCTGCTTCCAGCCGCTGATTACTGCTAATGATGATCAATCTACCACTAACCAGATGAGTGAG is a window of Ranitomeya variabilis isolate aRanVar5 chromosome 2, aRanVar5.hap1, whole genome shotgun sequence DNA encoding:
- the LOC143808128 gene encoding uncharacterized protein LOC143808128 isoform X2; the encoded protein is MESCQRCLLLEQSVLEAARSWLLQCRKNCTTSSPEAGILYLAVANTCQNQARTAVDHSTRQSVEKRRFTDLLLEIFCIGRSTATAANSHMENVNRLLITPSTSKILLFSAVQHPVCPS